The proteins below come from a single Acidobacteriota bacterium genomic window:
- a CDS encoding NAD(P)-dependent oxidoreductase yields the protein MIARTREGDPGLEAVYRGVPALVLGGAGFIGAWVVRALRAHGAEVTVVTRGPNRTPAVPFGPGRGNVSVVAADLDEPAAPAHVVEAARPAIVFNLAGYGVDRSERDADRMQAVNASLVDRLCAAMAGRPGGSWTGTRLVHVGSALEYGRLEGRLVETAEVDPDTLYGRTKLQGTQAVASWSARAGLRALVARLFTVYGPGEHEGRLLPELMRVARTGTRLALTEGRQPRDFTYVEDVAEGLLRLGASQAPPGAVVNLATGRLSTVREFAETAAAVLGLDRALLRFGALPERDEEMWHGEVDVARLRELTSWQPPTSIADGIRRTREFSDAR from the coding sequence GTGATCGCACGCACGCGGGAGGGGGATCCGGGACTCGAGGCCGTCTATCGCGGCGTGCCGGCGCTGGTGCTCGGGGGAGCCGGGTTCATCGGCGCGTGGGTCGTCCGCGCGCTGCGGGCCCACGGGGCCGAGGTGACGGTGGTGACCCGAGGCCCCAACCGGACTCCCGCGGTGCCGTTCGGGCCCGGCCGAGGCAACGTCAGCGTCGTCGCGGCCGACCTGGACGAACCGGCGGCGCCGGCGCACGTGGTCGAGGCGGCCCGTCCGGCCATCGTCTTCAACCTGGCCGGCTACGGCGTGGATCGCTCGGAGCGCGATGCCGACCGGATGCAGGCCGTCAACGCCAGCCTCGTCGACCGGCTCTGCGCGGCGATGGCCGGTCGACCGGGCGGGTCCTGGACCGGGACGAGGCTCGTACACGTCGGGTCGGCGCTCGAATACGGGCGCCTCGAAGGCCGTCTCGTGGAAACCGCCGAGGTCGACCCCGACACGCTGTACGGCCGGACGAAACTCCAGGGCACGCAGGCGGTGGCCTCGTGGAGCGCGCGTGCCGGGTTGCGCGCCCTCGTGGCACGGCTCTTCACGGTCTACGGCCCCGGCGAGCACGAAGGCCGCCTGCTCCCCGAGCTGATGCGGGTGGCCCGCACGGGCACACGGCTCGCCCTCACCGAGGGCCGTCAGCCGCGCGACTTCACCTACGTCGAGGACGTGGCCGAGGGGCTGCTGAGGCTCGGCGCGAGCCAGGCACCGCCGGGGGCGGTCGTGAACCTTGCCACGGGACGCCTGTCGACGGTCCGCGAGTTCGCCGAGACGGCGGCGGCGGTGCTCGGCCTCGACCGCGCCCTGCTCCGCTTCGGCGCCCTTCCCGAGCGCGACGAGGAGATGTGGCACGGCGAGGTCGACGTGGCCCGCCTGCGAGAACTGACGTCGTGGCAGCCGCCGACGTCGATCGCCGACGGTATTCGGCGGACCCGGGAGTTCAGTGATGCCAGATGA